In Amia ocellicauda isolate fAmiCal2 chromosome 5, fAmiCal2.hap1, whole genome shotgun sequence, a genomic segment contains:
- the LOC136749773 gene encoding endonuclease V, with protein sequence MAAGPAEELLQRWESEQALLRPRLVEEDTEAWQRAEGFAGLRRVGGVDLSFIKGDDVNACAQLVVLSYPELEVLYEDNEMVQLTAPYVAGFLAFRETPFLVEAIRRLESRDPSLLPQVIFVDGNGLLHYREFGLACHLGVLTGLPCIGVAKNLLQVEGVENSPEHKVQIRELQAGGDSLPLETRAGRVLGRALRSSDKSTKPVYVSVGHRISLDTAVRLTHACCRYRVPEPIRQADVRSREYLRKHFPAAES encoded by the exons ATGGCCGCCGGCCCCGCGGAAGAGCTGCTCCAGCGCTGGGAAAG CGAACAGGCCCTGCTGAGGCCGCGGCTGGTGGAGGAGGACACGGAGGCATGGCAGAGGGCAGAGGGCTTCGCGGGGCTGCGCCGAGTCGGGGGGGTGGACCTGTCCTTCATCAAAGGGGATGATGTTAATGCCTGCGCCCAGCTGGTGGTGCTCAGCTACCCAGAGCTCGAG GTCTTGTATGAGGACAACGAGATGGTGCAGCTCACCGCCCCCTACGTCGCTGGCTTCCTGGCCTTCCGCGAGACTCCGTTCCTGGTGGAGGCCATCCGCCGTCTGGAGAGCAGGGACCCCAGCCTCCTGCcacag GTGATCTTCGTGGACGGGAACGGGCTGCTGCACTACAGAG AGTTCGGGTTGGCGTGTCACCTGGGTGTGTTGACTGGACTGCCCTGCATCGGAGTGGCCAAGAACCTGCTACAGGTGGAGGGTGTGGAGAACAGCCCGGAGCACAAAGTGCAG ATCCGAGAGCTGCAGGCTGGGGGCGACTCCTTACCTCTCGAGACCCGAGCCGGGAGAGTCCTGGGCAGG GCCCTGCGTAGCTCGGATAAGAGCACCAAGCCCGTCTATGTGTCCGTGGGCCACCGCATCAGTCTGGACACGGCCGTGCGTCTCACCCACGCCTGCTGCCGATACCGCGTCCCGGAGCCGATCCGACAG GCGGACGTGCGCTCCCGGGAATACCTGAGGAAGCACTTCCCAGCGGCGGAGAGCTGA